A region of Lycium barbarum isolate Lr01 chromosome 1, ASM1917538v2, whole genome shotgun sequence DNA encodes the following proteins:
- the LOC132628467 gene encoding calcium-binding protein KRP1-like encodes MDTSTSRKSNFNDFLPMMAEKLGGDGLIGELCKGFQLLMDKDKRVITFESLKKNSALLGLQDLNDDDLKSMLKEGDFDCDGALNQMEFCVLMFRLSPELMEQSQFLLDEALHQEFKL; translated from the coding sequence ATGGATACTTCTACTTCAAGAAAATCAAACTTCAATGATTTCTTGCCTATGATGGCTGAAAAACTAGGTGGGGATGGTTTAATAGGTGAGTTATGTAAAGGGTTTCAGTTATTAATGGATAAAGATAAAAGGGTCATTACATTTGAGAGTCTCAAGAAGAATTCAGCTTTGTTAGGACTTCAAGATTTGAATGATGATGATCTTAAGAGTATGCTTAAAGAAGGTGATTTTGATTGTGATGGAGCTCTTAATCAGATGGAATTTTGTGTGCTGATGTTTAGATTGAGTCCTGAGTTAATGGAGCAATCTCAGTTTTTGTTAGATGAAGCTCTTCATCAAGAGTTCAAATTGTAA